From Pseudodesulfovibrio nedwellii:
CGGAGAGCGGAGCGATATGCTCAAGCTCGCGAATGCCCGGTTGGCAACATTGAAAAAGGAATACCCCAAGGCGCGCCTTGCTGATCCTGACGAAGTGAACGTCATCTACCTGCTTATTGACGACCCCGAGAACTATCATGAGTTCTCCGTTGCTCAGGCAAAGGTCGGTCCCATGAGCAAGAAGCAGTTCCTCGCAACATTGGCCAGACCCTTCAGGGCGATGAAAGCGTAACAATTAATCCTCTCCACTTGATGGGGCGGGATGCCGATGCACGGAGCATTCCGCCCCTATCAGGTAGGGTGCATGGAGCACTTCATGAGCAATGTATCTGCCAGCAAGGCGGTTGAAACGACCCTTGAGTCCATTCGTAAACGTACTCCGGCCTATGGTCAGCTCGCTGATCGGTTTGGGCAGGTTTTTCTAGCTGTCGCCGGATTGCGTGACGACCTGATGAAAAAAGGGGTAAGTGTACCTGACATCGATCCTGGCAGGATTGCTGCCGGGGCGCCTGTTTTGGCGGGAATAGATATGACCAAGTGGGGCGTGAATTTGACCGATTCGGCCAAGGTCTTGCTTCCCATCTTGTCAGAAGTGCTTGAACTGGATGAAAAAACGCAGAAATCTCTGACGGGCCATCTGGCAACCCCCGATATTGTTTCGGGACTTGCCCAGGCTCGAATTGAGGGCGATTGGAAGCACTTTGAGAACACCTCCGTATGTCCAGAAATCGTGTCGTCTGACACGCTCTTGTATATTTCAGAGATTGTTTCCGCACCTGTCCTTTGTGCTATAGTCGAAACTCTGGGTGAGTCCCTTTCTTCCCTGACTTGGGAGCACGGGCATTGTCCCGTGTGCGGTTCCTCGCCTTCCATTTCTCACCTTTCCCCTAAAGAGGTCACAGATCTTGATCAGTTGGTGGGGGGTGGCGGCAAGAAGTTCCTTCATTGCTCCTTATGTGGTCATGACTGGCGTTTTCAGCGGAATGCGTGTCCATCTTGCGGCAATGATGACAATGAAACCCGTGAAGTTTTTTATGTTGATAACACGAAATATGAACGCATCGAAGCGTGTCATAAATGTGGCAAGTACCTGTTGAATATTGATCTGCGCGAATGTGAACCGCGTCCGAATTTGGATGCCATTCAACTGGGACTTATCCATCTTGATATCTATGCCCATGAGAACAAATTGAGTCCTATTACTTCGACTTTGTGGAATACGCTTGAATAACGGATCGGAGACAGGTCATGCCGCATGTTAAATTGTATGCATTGAAGAATGAAGCCGAAGACTGGCGGCAAGAGGATATTGAGCCTGTCCAATCGGTACAATTGGCCTGCCCGGTTACTCTTCAGCAATTTGCCGGTGGCAAGCTCTCCTTCAAGGAGGGGCTTGTCGCCGTGGAGTCGGATATCAGTGTCGTCGTGAATGGCCGGGAGTTTGGTCTGCTGACACGGACCCCGGGCGATGATTTGCCTTTGATCGTGGGGCACCTCTTTACGTGTTCCATGATTCGAGAAAGTGCGGACGTGCTGGATTGTTCTTTCCATTATAGGTCTTCTTCCCGTGCGGAAGTAACGCTTAAAACCTCTGATGGTATTCATCGTATATTCCCGTCGCCGAGGCCTGCGCATATCACGCCAGAACGGCTTTTTGATCTGAAGCAAACTTTTGAGCGACGGCAGAATTTGTACAAGAATACCCGTTCGACCCATGCCGCAGCGTTGTTTTCCATAGATGGCGAGTTGATTGCTTTTGGTGAAGACGTGGGGCGTCACAACGCTTTTGATAAGGCTATCGGGCGGGCTATTCTGGAAGGGACTCTGGATCGGGTGAATATTGCCATGTTGTCATCACGGCTGGCACTTGAGTTGACCCTTAAGGCTGCAACTGCCAATATTCCCATTCTTTGTGGATTTTCTGCGGCGACCAGCTCTTCCATCAATTACGCTGAACGGAATAATATCACTTTGGCCGGACGTATTAGAAAGGATACATTTGACGTGTATTCCAATGGTTGGCGTTTTCAATAGTTTTTTTGAGTAGTTGAGGTGCCTGATAAATGTCCCAAAAGCCTGTACACGGCTTCACTGCCTGACAGGATTGCCGGTGATATAGATTCGGTCGGGCACGTTACGCCACGCTGGACAGGCTCTAAAGTCCGTTCTCAATGACTCTCGCCGAAGGCGCACCTTTCCAATAAAAAGGGCCGTCCCAAGACGGCCCTTCCTTCTTTAATCAAAAGCAATAAAAAACTAAATATGCGACACAACCTTCCCCAGAAAGTCTTTGAGGCGAGGGTTGTCAGAATGAGCAAAAAATGTCTCCGGGTCTGTATCAACCTGGACTTTACCCTCATCAATAAAGATAACACGATCAGCCACTTCTTTGGCAAAACCCATCTCATGCGTTACAACTATCATGGTCATACCTTCGCGTGCCAGTTGTTTCATGACCTCAAGCACCTCTCCAACCAATTCCGGGTCAAGAGCAGAAGTCGGTTCGTCAAACAGGATCGCTTTGGGCTGAAGAGCAAGAGAACGAGCGATGGCGACACGTTGTTTCTGTCCGCCGGAGAGCTGTTCCGGGTAGTTCCCGGCTTTGTCTCCCAATCCGACTTTTTTCAGAAGGTCCATGCCGAGCCTCATGGCATCAGTTTTGGACATGCCACGGACCTTGATCGGTCCGAGTGTAACATTGTCTAATACGGACATGTGCGGGAACAGGTTGAACTGCTGGAAAACCATGGTGGCTTCCGTTCGGACCATGTTGATATCTGTTTTGGGGTCCATGATGTCGAACCCATCCACGATGATGGTGCCGGAAGTCGGTTCTTCCAACTTGTTGATGCAGCGAAGTACTGTGGATTTACCGGAACCGGATGGACCGATAATGACCACGACCTGTCCTGCTTCAACGTTTATGTCCACGCCTTTAAGGACTTTGAGATCGCCAAAACTTTTGTGAAGATTTTTTATTTGGATCATATGATTTCTCTATTTGCCCACGGCTGCCAAACGATTTTCAACAATTCTAAGTGCTTTGGCAATACTCATGGTCATGACAAGATAGACTAGGCCGCAGGTGAGGTAGACCTCAAATGAACGGAAGTTGACGGCCACGATTTCGTCTCCGGTGCGAAGCAGTTCGCCTACACCGATGATCATCAGCAGGGAGGTGTCCTTGAGGCTGATGATGAACTGGTTGCCAAGGGGCGGGATCATGCGGCGGAGGGCCTGGGGCCAAATTACGTAGCGCATGGTCTGGAAGCGATTCAAGCCGATGGAACGACCTGCTTCACCTTGCCCCGGATTGATAGATTGGACCGCGCCTCGCACAATTTCAGCAATGTATGCGCCGGAGTTGATGGCGATGATGATAATGCCCGCAACAACAGCCGGTATGCGTATACCCAGAGCCATGGGGATACCGAAGTAGAGAAACATTGCCTGAACGAGCATGGGAGTGCCACGTATGGTTTCGACATAAATGCCGGCCAGTTTACGCACAAAAATATTTCGGGATAGTTTCATCATGCCAGCTGCGACACCGAGGATGAAACCGAAAAACAGACCGCCCACGGTCAGGATAACGGTCATCTTCGCGCCCCCCATGAGCAGGGGCAGAGATTCTATCATTACGGACGGTTCGAATTCAAAAGCCATAATATCACCCTGTGTAAGAAAAAACAGTGGGGGCGGCTTATGCCGCCCCCAGGGATAAAACAAGTATTGTTAGAGACTAACGGGGATCAACACCAAACCATTTCTTGTAAAGAGTGCCGTATGTGCCGTTGGCCTTGAGTGTTTTCAAAGCAGCGTTAACCTTGGCAACCAGTTCGGACCCCTTGGGGAAGCCGATGCCGTAAGGCTGACCTGCGTACAGATCGCCGACGATTTTGACTTCGTCCTTGCCGCGTTTGGATACGAAAGATTCGACAACAGGCTTGTCAAACATGACTGCATCCACGCCGCCAGTCAGCAGTTCCATGAACATGGCATTGTCATTGGGGAACAGTTTTACTTCTTTG
This genomic window contains:
- a CDS encoding formate dehydrogenase accessory sulfurtransferase FdhD encodes the protein MPHVKLYALKNEAEDWRQEDIEPVQSVQLACPVTLQQFAGGKLSFKEGLVAVESDISVVVNGREFGLLTRTPGDDLPLIVGHLFTCSMIRESADVLDCSFHYRSSSRAEVTLKTSDGIHRIFPSPRPAHITPERLFDLKQTFERRQNLYKNTRSTHAAALFSIDGELIAFGEDVGRHNAFDKAIGRAILEGTLDRVNIAMLSSRLALELTLKAATANIPILCGFSAATSSSINYAERNNITLAGRIRKDTFDVYSNGWRFQ
- a CDS encoding amino acid ABC transporter ATP-binding protein, which gives rise to MIQIKNLHKSFGDLKVLKGVDINVEAGQVVVIIGPSGSGKSTVLRCINKLEEPTSGTIIVDGFDIMDPKTDINMVRTEATMVFQQFNLFPHMSVLDNVTLGPIKVRGMSKTDAMRLGMDLLKKVGLGDKAGNYPEQLSGGQKQRVAIARSLALQPKAILFDEPTSALDPELVGEVLEVMKQLAREGMTMIVVTHEMGFAKEVADRVIFIDEGKVQVDTDPETFFAHSDNPRLKDFLGKVVSHI
- a CDS encoding amino acid ABC transporter permease, whose translation is MAFEFEPSVMIESLPLLMGGAKMTVILTVGGLFFGFILGVAAGMMKLSRNIFVRKLAGIYVETIRGTPMLVQAMFLYFGIPMALGIRIPAVVAGIIIIAINSGAYIAEIVRGAVQSINPGQGEAGRSIGLNRFQTMRYVIWPQALRRMIPPLGNQFIISLKDTSLLMIIGVGELLRTGDEIVAVNFRSFEVYLTCGLVYLVMTMSIAKALRIVENRLAAVGK
- a CDS encoding formate dehydrogenase accessory protein FdhE, translated to MSNVSASKAVETTLESIRKRTPAYGQLADRFGQVFLAVAGLRDDLMKKGVSVPDIDPGRIAAGAPVLAGIDMTKWGVNLTDSAKVLLPILSEVLELDEKTQKSLTGHLATPDIVSGLAQARIEGDWKHFENTSVCPEIVSSDTLLYISEIVSAPVLCAIVETLGESLSSLTWEHGHCPVCGSSPSISHLSPKEVTDLDQLVGGGGKKFLHCSLCGHDWRFQRNACPSCGNDDNETREVFYVDNTKYERIEACHKCGKYLLNIDLRECEPRPNLDAIQLGLIHLDIYAHENKLSPITSTLWNTLE